CCGACGGGGGTGGCGTGGGCCCGCACTACGACCAGTACGACGTGTTCCTGATCCAGGGGCTGGGCCGCCGCCGCTGGCGGGTAGGGCCGCGCTGCGACGCCTCCACGCCGACAGCCCCCCATGCCGACCTGCGCCTGCTCGCCGATTTCGAGGCCGAGGGCGACTGGGTTCTGGAACCGGGCGACATTCTCTATATCCCGCCCGGCTTCGCCCACGATGGCGTGGCCGTGGGCACCGATTGCATGACCTATTCGATCGGCTTTCGCGCGCCTTCACGGGCCGAACTGATCGAAGGCTGGGCGATCCATTGCGCGCAGGCGCTGGGCGACGACGATCGCTACGCCGACCCCGATCTGGGGACGCCCGCCAATCCGCTCCAGGCCAATCCGGGCCAGATCACCCCCGCCGCGCTCGACAGGCTCCACGCCATGATGCGCGCGGCGCTCGATGATCGCGCGGCCTTCGCCCGCTGGTTCGGCAGCTTCACCAGCCTGCCCAAATATGCCGACACCGACCCGGCAGCGACCGACTGGCGCCCGGACATGCCCGCCGACCCGCTTGCCGTGCGCGAGGCGCTGGCGCTGGGCGTGCCCCTCGTGCGCAATCCGGCCAGCCGCTTCGTGTTCATCGAACCGGAAAGCCCGACCACGGAAAGGGGCACGGAAAGGGGCGCGGAACAGGGCATCGCGCTGTTCGTCGACGGACAGGAATTCCTCTGCGCCGAACCGCTCGCCCCCCTCGCCCGGTCGCTGTGCGCGGCCAGCGCCTTCACCCTCGCCCCCGCGCTGGCGCAGGCGCCGGGCGCCATCGCCCTGCTCGTCGCGCTGATCGATCAGGGCAGCCTGACGTTCGATGAAGGCGACGACGAAGACGATCAGGAAGAGTGGGACGACTGACCCGGCCATGGCCCTGATCGCCCTCAACAAGCCCTACAACGTGCTCTGCCAGTTCACCGACGAGAGCCAGGGCCCCAAGCGCCCGACGCTGGCCGACTATGTGGACAGGCCCGGCGTCTATCCGGCCGGGCGGCTCGACCGCGACAGCGAGGGGCTGCTCCTGCTGACCGACGACGGGCGACTTCAGGCCCGCATCGCCCACCCGCGCTTCAAAGCCCCCAAGACCTACCTCGTGCAGGTCGAGGGCGAGCCCGACGCAGCCGCGCTCGATGCGCTGTCGCGCGGGGTGCGCCTCAACGACGGGATGACCCTGCCCGCGCGGGCCGAACGGATCGATCCGCCCGCGCTCTGGCCGCGCGACCCGCCGGTGCGCTTTCGCAAGAGCGTGCCCGATTGCTGGATCAGCCTCACCCTGCGCGAGGGGCGCAACCGGCAGGTCCGCCGGATGACCGCCGCCGTCGGCCACCCGACCCTGCGCCTCGTGCGCTGGCAGATCGGAGACTGGACACTCGACGGGCTGGCGCCGGGCGAATGGCGCGTGATCGGGTAAGGAAAAGCCGCTCGGGGGGCTGCCCCTATGCTTGCGCTGACGTTTCGACCGGCACCGCAGCCCTCAGGCGCCCCGGCGCATAGGCTGCCGGGTCGAGACTGGCGGTCATTTCATCGGGCCCCTGCCCGAGCAGCAGTTGCGCGCCCAGACGCGCGGCGGCGGGTGCCGTCTGGATGCCGAAGCCGCCCTGCCCGGCAAACCAGAAGAAGCCGGGCACATCGGCATCGAAGCCATAGACCGGCGCGCGGTCGGGGGCAAAGCTGCGCAGGCCTGCCCAGCGCCGCTCGACCGCCTGCACCTGCCAGTCGACCACCCGGCTCATCCGGTCGATGGCGAGGGCCACGTCGTATTCCTCGGGCGCGGCATCGCAGGGCACGTCGGGCGTCTCGTCGTGGGGAGAGAGCCAGAGCCGGTCGCCCGAAGGCTTGAAATAGAACTCCCCGGCCAGATCGAACGTGAGCGGCAGGGTGGCGGGAACCGGCCCATCGAGGCGCAACTGGACAATCGTGCGGCGCAGCGGCGCAATGCCCAGCCGCCTCGCCCCCGCCTGACCCGCCACCGTATCGGCCCAGGCCCCGGCGGCATTGGCCACCAGCGCGGCGCGCACGCGCACGTCCTGCCCCGCCGTGCGCCAGCCGATCTCCCACAGGCCGCCTGCCTTTTCGATCCGGTCAACTTGCGCGCGCACCCGCAGCACGCTGCCCGCCTGCCGCGCACGGGCCAGATAGTGCTGGTGCAGCCCGGCCACGTCGATATCGGCGCAGCCCGGTTGCCAGACCGCCGCCGTCCATTCGGGCAGCAGGCCGGGAACCAGCGCGGCCATGGCCGCACGGTCGACCAGTTCGACATGCGCGCCCAGCCCCGCATAGTCGGCCACGAAGCGTTCCAGCCCGTCGCGTTCATGGGCGCGGCCAATCACCAGCGAGCCGCGTTCGTGCAGGAAGCCGTGTTCGGCCAGATAGGGCCCGGCAGCCAGCGTGAGCGGCACGACCGCAGGCCCGCCATAGACCTCGTCCCAGAAGGCGGCGGAACGCCCCGTGGTGTGATAGCCGGGGGTGTCCTCGGCCTCGATCAGCAGCACGCGGGCATGGGGGGCACATTCGGCAGCAAGGCTGGCGCCCGCCATGCCTGCGCCGATGATCGCGATGTCGAACTCTTCCATCATGGGCTTCCCATCGACGCCCCATGATGCCGTCAGGCCTGCGGGGAAGCAGGCGGCGGCGGAGTCGGGGCCGGAACCGGTGTCGGGGCTTCCCGATTGAGGAATTCATCCATCGAAGCAAGGGCCCTGTCGCGCACGGGATCACATTCGCGCAGGATTTCGTGGCGTGCCTCGCGCCCCCAGGCCACCAGCCGGACATGGGGCAGCCGCCGGGCCGCGCGCGCAATCGCCCGCCACGAGACCAGCGCATCGCGCCGCGTGGCCAGCAACAGCACCGGACAGGTCACCGCTTCGAGCACGCCGGGTGCATCGAGCCGGTCGAACGATTCGCTCGCCCGGCGCAGCCAGCGCCAGCTCGCCGGGCCGAGCCTCAGGAACGGGCGCTGTGCCTTCCACCACAGTTCCCCGGCATAGCGGCGCTCGTCGTGGGTGAGCAGGATCGCCCGCGTCTTTTCCCGCGCGCCGGGTTTTTCGCTGGCCTTCCAGGCCGCGCGCGCGGGGTCGCCCAGCCGGGTCATCAGCCGGGCATAGAGGCGTTGCAGCACGCGGGGAATCGGCGTGGCAAAGCCCAGCATCGGTGCGCAGAGCACGACCGCGTCGGGGTCGATTCGCCCCTCGGCCAGCGCGCGCAGCACCAGATGCCCGCCCATCGAATGGCCTGCCACGACATGAGGGCCCGGAGCCCCTGCCCGCCACTGCGCAAAGAGCCCGGCCAGATCATCGACCCAGATCGAAAAGTCGGCGATGTCGCCCACCGCAGGGTCGGCAGCCAGACGCCCGGAGCCGGCCTGTCCGCGCCAGTCCGCAGCGCTGACATGCCAGCCCCGCGAGCGCCAGTCCTCGAATGTTTCCAGATACTTTTCATAGAAATCGGCGCGACCGGGCAAGAACAGGATGCTCCCGCGTGAAGGCCCCTCGGGCGCGGGCCAGGCGAGCGTGCGGATCGCCGCGCCATCAGCGGCCAGCCACATCGATTCGAGGGCGTCAGGGGGTATCGCGCACCCGGGCGCACATTCGCAAACATCCTTAACCATCGGCCGGAAATTCCTCGTTTTTGGCTCAATTCCGCCCGTTGCCTTGGTTACCGTTTGGTAAGCGATTGTCCGGTATGAACCCCCTGTCACAGGGGAGTTTCCATGGTCTACGGTCTGGTCGGTCTATTGGCAATTGCGCTGCTTTATGCGGCTTTTACCGACATCCGGCGCCGCCAGATCGACAACTGGCTCAATGCCGCCATCGCGCTCCTCGCCCCGGTCTACTGGTGGGCGCAAGGCCTCACGCTCTGGCCCGGCATGGCGCTGCAACTGGGCGTGGCCCTGCTGGCCTTTGCCGTGCTGGCCGGCCTCTTCGCGCTGCGCATGATGGGGGGCGGCGACGTGAAGCTGTTGACCGCACTGGCACTGTGGTTGCCGGGTCGGCTGTTTCTCGAACTCCTGCTGATCATGGCGCTGGTGGGCGGGGTGCTCACTCTGGTGATGGGCATCTGGCACGTCACCCGCCGCCGCAAGGACCGTCTCAAGATTCCCTATGGCGTGGCCATCGCTTCGGGCGGGCTGTGGGTTCTGGCCAGTTCGCACTGGGATGCGGTGCAGGCTGTTATGGCTGGCTAGGTCTATTTTAACCAATTTGTCGGATTTCTACGGGCTATTCTGTAAGGGCAGGGTCAAAGGGCGATGGACAAGAGAAAGCTGATGCTGCTGGTGGGGGCGCTGTTCGTGGCGGTCGTCACCGCCCTGGCCGCCCGCAACCTGGCAGGCGGGTCGGGATCGCCCCAGGCCGCCGCCGCCGCCCAGCTGGAGACCGGCACCAAGGTGCTCGTGGCCCAGCGCGCGCTCCCGGTTGGCACGATCATCACCGCCGATGCCATAGGCTTCAAGGCCTGGCCCAAGGAAATGGTGCAGGACGCCTATTTCCTTGAAGGCGAGGCCGACATGAGCAAGATGCTCGGCACTGTCGTGCGCAATCCGATCACCGCCGGCGAACCGATCACGCAAGGCTCGCTGGTTGCTCCGGGCGATCGCGGCTTCCTGGCCGCCGCGCTCGGGCCGGGTATGCGCGCGGTTACCATTCCGGTTTCCGCCCGTACCGCCGTGGCCGGGTTCGTGTTCCCCGGCGATCATATCGACCTCGTGCTCACGCAGACCGTCCGGGGGGATGATCCCCAGTCGCTCAAGGCCTCCGAAACGATCGTGCGCAACTTGCGCGTGCTCGCCACCGACCAGTCGGCCACGCAGGAAACCGTCGAAGGCAAGACCCAGGTCAAGGCCTTCAGCACCGTCACCGTCGAGGTGACCCCCAAGCTTGCCGAAAAGATCGCCGTGGCCCAGACCATCGGCACGCTCAGCCTCTCGCTGCGTGCGCTGGCCGACAATGCCTCGGAACTCGATCAGGCGATTGCCTCGGGCGATGTCAAGGTTCCCGCCGGGACCAGCCGCCAGGACGAGGAAAAGCTGCTCAGGCAGGCCATGGCCCATCCGCTCGACGGCGGCGCCTCGTATGTCACGGGCGGCGATGTCTCGCGCTACCAGCGCAAGTCGATGCCCCCGATGGAGGCCTCTTCGAACCGCGGGGCTGGTGTCCCGGCCCCCGCCGGCCCGATGATGGGCGCTCCTGTCACGCCGCCCCGTCCGCGCGGCCCGGTGGTCAACATCACCCGCGGCAAGGATACCGTCACCGTTTCGCTGGCCGCGCACTGACATGGCCCGTTCTCCCATGGCCTCCGCTCCCGCCATCCTGTCCGCTCCCGCCCGTGGCAAAGCCTTTGGCTTCCCGCTCGCGAAAGGCCCGTGCATGTCCACCCGCTTTTCTTCCGCGCTGCTGTGTGCCGCCGTTCTGGCAGCGCCACTCGCGGGCCTGACGTTCGCCTCACCGGCCCGCGCCCAGAGCGTCACCAGCCCGGCCCGCTCGATCGCGGTGGCTCTGGGCCGGGGCGAACTGGTCACCCTGCCCGGCCGCATGGCCGATGTCTTCGTGGCCGACGACAAGGTGGCCGACGTGCAGGCCAAGTCGACCAACCAGCTCTATGTCTTCGGCAAGGGACCGGGCGAGACCACCGTCTATGCCAGCAATGCCAGGGGCGAGGTAATCTGGTCGGCCAACGTGCGCGTGGGCACCAATATCGACAGCATCGACCAGTTGCTGCGCATGGCCCTGCCCGAAGCCAAGATCCAGAGCGCGACGATGAACAGCACCGTCCTGCTCACCGGCACGGTCGCCGCGCCCGAGGATGCCGCCGAGGCCGAGCGCCTCGTCAAGGCCTTCGTGGGCGAAAAGATGCAGGTGATCAGCCGCCTCAAGCTGGCAACGCCGGTGCAGGTCATGCTTCAGGTCCGCATCGCCGAAGTGAGCCGCTCGCTCACCCGCGCGATCAACATGAACTGGGCCACCGCCGACAGCACCAGCGGCATGAAGTTCGGCGTCGCCCAGAACAGCTTCTACTCGCAATATGTGCCCAGAGGCACGCTGGCGACGGGGACCAGTTCCTCAACCAGTTCGTCCGGCTCGTCCGGCACCACCAACACGACCAGCACGCTGGTCGGCGCGGCGGCAACCGGCACGCGCCTCATCGGCAACAGCAAGTTTTTGGGCATGAACGTGCTGGGCGCGCTCGATCTGGGCGAAACGATCGGCCTGACCAACACCCTGGCCGAGCCCAACCTCACCGCGCTCTCGGGCGAAACGGCAGAGTTCCTCGCGGGCGGCGAATTCCCGGTGCCGCTCTCGCAGGGGCTGGGCGCAACGAGTATCGAATACAAGAAATACGGCGTCAGCCTCTCCTACACGCCCACGGTTCTGGCCAATGGCCGCATCTCGCTGCGCGTGCGCCCGGAAGTGTCCGAACTGTCGAGCGACGGGGCGATCACCATCAGCGGTTTCTCGATCCCCGGCCTGCGCGTGCGCCGCGCGGAAACCACGGTCGAACTGGGTTCGGGCCAGAGCTTCATGATCGCCGGGCTGCTGAGCAATACGGCGAAGAACACCATCGTCAAGATGCCCGGCGCGGGCGACCTGCCGGTGCTCGGCTCGCTGTTCCGCTCGACCTCGTTCCAGAAGGGCGAGACCGAACTGGTGATCGTGGTCACGCCCTATCTGGTCAATCCGGTCGACGCCAAGGACATCAAGCTGCCAACCGACGGCTTCAACTCCGCAAACGCGCTGCAACAGGTGCTGGGCAACAGGGAAACCTCGGGCCGTCCGGCCCCGCGCCCGATGCCCAGCGAACGCGACACCACCGTGCAAACCGGTTCGGATGGCGGCCAGTCCCGTTCCGGCGCCGATGCCCGGCCCGGTTTCGGCCTGTGAGCCCCTCCCCCATGGCGCCCTCCTTCATGCTCTGCGCAACAGGAAAACCGACAATGTCCCACCCCCTTGCCCGTTCCTTGCGTGTTCTGGGCCTGGCCGCCGTCCTGAGCGCCGGCCTGTCTGCCTGCGGTGGCCAGCCGGGCAACCGCACGCTCAACAGCGTGCACCAGCCGGTCGTGGAACGCTCCAGCTTCCTGTTCGATGTCGTCACCCTGCCCGGCGGCGGCATGTCGCTGGCCGAGCAACGCCGTCTGGCCGGCTGGTTCGACAGCCTCTCGCTCGGCTATGGCGACAAAGTGGCGCTCGATGATCCGGCCACCAGCGTGACCACGCGCGAGGAAGTGCAGGCGATCCTTTCGGGCCATGGCCTGATCCTGTCCGAAAGCGCGCCCGTCACGGTCGGCACCCTGCCGGCGGGAACCGCCCGGCTGGTGATCACCCGCACCACCGCCTCGGTGCCCGGCTGCCCCGACTGGTCGGCCCACAGCGACGCCAATTTCAACAACGCCACCTCGACCAACTACGGATGCGCGGTCAATTCGAACCTCGCCGCCATGGTCGCCGACAAGGAAGACCTCGTGCGCGGCCAGAGCAATGCCGGCACGACCACGGTGATGACCTCGAACAAGGCCATCGACGCCTTTCGCACCGCCCTGCCCACCGGCAAGGGTGGCACCGTGGTCCGCAAGTCGAGCACATCGGACGTCTCGACCGGTGGTGGCAGTGGCGGTGGTGGCGGAGGAGGCAACTGACATGCCCGGATCCTGGAAAAACGGCAATCGCGACATCTTCGCCGCCTTCCTGTGCGACGATGCCGCCCTCGACGTGGCCCGCGCCGTGGCCGCCGACATGGGCTGGGCGCCCGAAAAGTGCGCGCGCGGCGGCCTGCGCAATGCGGTGCAATCGCTCTCGATCACGGCGAGCCCGGCGATCCTCATGGTCGACCTGTCAGAATGCGGCGATCCGCTCAACGACATCAACGCCCTGGCCGAAGTCTGCGAACCGGGCACGGTGGTCATCGCCGTCGGGCAGGTCAACGACGTGCGCCTCTATCGCGACCTGATCGCCTCGGGCATTCAGGACTACCTGCTCAAGCCGCTCTCGATCGGTCAGGTGCGCGACGCGCTGGCACAGGCCCAGGCGATCTTCACCGCACCCAAGACGCAGGAAGGCGCGGCCACCCGCCAGCATGTCGCCACTGCCGTCGTCGGCACGCGCGGCGGGGTCGGCGCCTCGACGCTGGCCACCTCGCTGGCCTGGGCTTTCAGCACCGATCACAAGCGCTCGACCGCCCTGCTCGATCTGGATGTCCATTTCGGCACCGGCGCGCTCACGCTCGACCTTGAACCGGGACGCGGCCTGACCGACGCCATCGACAATCCCAGCCGCATCGACGGCCTGTTCATCGAACGCGCGATGATCCGCGCCAACGACCACCTCGCGATCCTCTCGGCCGAGGCTCCGATCACCGCCCCGCTGATGACCGATGGCAGCGCCTTCATGCAGTTGCAGGAAGAGTTCCGCCACGCCTTCGAGATGACCGTGATCGACATGCCGCGCAACATGCTGATCAACTTCCCGCACCTGCTGTCCGACGTGAACGCGGTGGTCCTCGCCACCGAACTCACCCTGGCCGGCGCGCGCGACGCGATCCGCCTGCTCGCCTGGCTCAAGGCCAATGCCCCCCATGCCCATGTCCACGTCGTGGCCAACAAGGTGCAGCAGGGCGTGGGCGAGATCAGCCGCGCCGACTTCGAATCCTCGATCGAGCGCAAGCTGGGCTTTGCCATCCCCTTCGACCCCAAGGCGGCGGCCAATGCCGCGCGGCTCGGCCAGACCTTCCTGGGCGCCAACCGCACGGCCAAGGCCAGCCAGCCGATCCGCGATGTCGCCCAGGCCATCGCCGCGCTGTCCGACACCGGTAGCGAACCCGACAGCACGGCCAGGACCAAAGCACGGCCCGGCGCCTCGCTGCTGGGCAGGTTCGACCTGAAGAAGATCCTCACCCCCAAGGCCAAGGCCGGAGCTTCCGCCTGAGGCTGCGCACCCGCCCTTTTTTCCTCGCGCCCGTTCCCCTCTCTCATAGGCAGACCGCAGCATGTTGACCCCCCAGATCCTTGTCGTCGCCGGCGGCATCGCGGTGGTGCTCATCATGGCGGTCTTCGCCCTGTCGGGCCCCAATGCGGCCAAGGAGAGCGAGCGGCGCCTGCAACAGGTGCGGTTTCGCCATTCGGACAAGGCGGTCGACAAGGTCGAGGCGCAATATCGCAAGGCCATTGCCGCGCGCACCCCGCGCGCTCACACCGTGGCCGGATCGCAATCGCGGATCGCCGCGCTCGAACTGCGGCTGCACCGCACCGGCAAGGGCTGGACGCTCAAGGGCTATGCCTATGCCTCGCTGGGCCTCGGGCTGGGGGTGGCAGCCCTGGTCTTCCTCAAGTCGGGCTCGCTGATGCTGGCCCTGCCTGCCGGGTTGCTGGTGGGCGCGGGGCTTCCGCACATGGTGGTCAACATGGCCATCAACCGCCGCACCAACGGCTTCGTCGCGCGGTTTCCCGATGCCCTCGAACTGCTCGTGCGGGGCTTGCGCTCGGGCCTGCCGATCACCGAGACGCTCACCGTCGTCGCCAGCGAACTGCCAGGCCCGGTGGGCGAGGAATTCAAGCTGGTGACCGACCGGATCAAGGTGGGCAAGACCATGGAGGAATCGCTCCAGGACACCGCCGACCGCCTCAACATGGCCGAGTTCAGCTTCTTCTGCATCACGCTGGCGATCCAGCGCGAGACCGGCGGCAACCTGGCAGAAACCCTCGCCAATCTGGCCGACGTGCTGCGCAAGCGCGCGCAGATGAAGCTCAAGATCAAGGCGATGAGCTCGGAAGCCAAGGCCTCGGCCTATATCATCGGCGCGCTGCCGTTCATCGTGTTCGCCCTGCTCCACTGGATCAACCCGGCCTACATGGACAAGTTCTTCCTCGACGAGCGCCTGATCGTGATCGGGCTGGGCGCGCTGTGCTGGCTGGGAATGGGCGGCTTCATCATGGCCAAGATGGTCAACTTCGAGATCTGAGGGCCCCATGGAACAACACGCCGCCCCCACCCTGCTGGGCATCAATGTCATCCATGCCGGCTCGATCCTGATGATGATCGCGGCAGGCGCAATGCTTCTGGCGATCTATGCCGCGGTCACCGTGCGCGACCCCATGGCCAAGCGCGTCAAGGCGCTGAACGAGCGGCGCGAGCAGCTCAAGGCCGGGATCATCACCACCAATGCGCGCAAGCGCCAGTCGATCGTCCGCCGCAACCAGACCACCGACAACATCCGCGGCATCCTCGAAAAGCTGCGCGTGTTGCAGGACAGCCAGCTTTCCGTTGTCCAGCAGCGCCTTGCCCAGGCCGGCATCCGCAAGAAGGAATGGGCCGTCGCGGTGATCTTCGGGCGGATGATCGGCCCGATCGCGCTGGGCGGGCTGGCCTTGCTGTGGATCTACGTCCTCAATTTCTT
The genomic region above belongs to Novosphingobium sp. IK01 and contains:
- a CDS encoding prepilin peptidase, translating into MVYGLVGLLAIALLYAAFTDIRRRQIDNWLNAAIALLAPVYWWAQGLTLWPGMALQLGVALLAFAVLAGLFALRMMGGGDVKLLTALALWLPGRLFLELLLIMALVGGVLTLVMGIWHVTRRRKDRLKIPYGVAIASGGLWVLASSHWDAVQAVMAG
- a CDS encoding CpaD family pilus assembly protein, with the protein product MSHPLARSLRVLGLAAVLSAGLSACGGQPGNRTLNSVHQPVVERSSFLFDVVTLPGGGMSLAEQRRLAGWFDSLSLGYGDKVALDDPATSVTTREEVQAILSGHGLILSESAPVTVGTLPAGTARLVITRTTASVPGCPDWSAHSDANFNNATSTNYGCAVNSNLAAMVADKEDLVRGQSNAGTTTVMTSNKAIDAFRTALPTGKGGTVVRKSSTSDVSTGGGSGGGGGGGN
- a CDS encoding cupin domain-containing protein, with the translated sequence MTSTPAFMLDPARFSPETFLRDFWQKRPVLIRNPWAAWANPLEPDELAGLACEEGVESRLITGPREALRLENGPLPEARFASLGAEPWTLLVQAVDQQVPDVAALIEPFRFVPDWRIDDVMISYATDGGGVGPHYDQYDVFLIQGLGRRRWRVGPRCDASTPTAPHADLRLLADFEAEGDWVLEPGDILYIPPGFAHDGVAVGTDCMTYSIGFRAPSRAELIEGWAIHCAQALGDDDRYADPDLGTPANPLQANPGQITPAALDRLHAMMRAALDDRAAFARWFGSFTSLPKYADTDPAATDWRPDMPADPLAVREALALGVPLVRNPASRFVFIEPESPTTERGTERGAEQGIALFVDGQEFLCAEPLAPLARSLCAASAFTLAPALAQAPGAIALLVALIDQGSLTFDEGDDEDDQEEWDD
- a CDS encoding FAD-dependent oxidoreductase; its protein translation is MEEFDIAIIGAGMAGASLAAECAPHARVLLIEAEDTPGYHTTGRSAAFWDEVYGGPAVVPLTLAAGPYLAEHGFLHERGSLVIGRAHERDGLERFVADYAGLGAHVELVDRAAMAALVPGLLPEWTAAVWQPGCADIDVAGLHQHYLARARQAGSVLRVRAQVDRIEKAGGLWEIGWRTAGQDVRVRAALVANAAGAWADTVAGQAGARRLGIAPLRRTIVQLRLDGPVPATLPLTFDLAGEFYFKPSGDRLWLSPHDETPDVPCDAAPEEYDVALAIDRMSRVVDWQVQAVERRWAGLRSFAPDRAPVYGFDADVPGFFWFAGQGGFGIQTAPAAARLGAQLLLGQGPDEMTASLDPAAYAPGRLRAAVPVETSAQA
- a CDS encoding type II and III secretion system protein family protein gives rise to the protein MSTRFSSALLCAAVLAAPLAGLTFASPARAQSVTSPARSIAVALGRGELVTLPGRMADVFVADDKVADVQAKSTNQLYVFGKGPGETTVYASNARGEVIWSANVRVGTNIDSIDQLLRMALPEAKIQSATMNSTVLLTGTVAAPEDAAEAERLVKAFVGEKMQVISRLKLATPVQVMLQVRIAEVSRSLTRAINMNWATADSTSGMKFGVAQNSFYSQYVPRGTLATGTSSSTSSSGSSGTTNTTSTLVGAAATGTRLIGNSKFLGMNVLGALDLGETIGLTNTLAEPNLTALSGETAEFLAGGEFPVPLSQGLGATSIEYKKYGVSLSYTPTVLANGRISLRVRPEVSELSSDGAITISGFSIPGLRVRRAETTVELGSGQSFMIAGLLSNTAKNTIVKMPGAGDLPVLGSLFRSTSFQKGETELVIVVTPYLVNPVDAKDIKLPTDGFNSANALQQVLGNRETSGRPAPRPMPSERDTTVQTGSDGGQSRSGADARPGFGL
- a CDS encoding CpaE family protein → MPGSWKNGNRDIFAAFLCDDAALDVARAVAADMGWAPEKCARGGLRNAVQSLSITASPAILMVDLSECGDPLNDINALAEVCEPGTVVIAVGQVNDVRLYRDLIASGIQDYLLKPLSIGQVRDALAQAQAIFTAPKTQEGAATRQHVATAVVGTRGGVGASTLATSLAWAFSTDHKRSTALLDLDVHFGTGALTLDLEPGRGLTDAIDNPSRIDGLFIERAMIRANDHLAILSAEAPITAPLMTDGSAFMQLQEEFRHAFEMTVIDMPRNMLINFPHLLSDVNAVVLATELTLAGARDAIRLLAWLKANAPHAHVHVVANKVQQGVGEISRADFESSIERKLGFAIPFDPKAAANAARLGQTFLGANRTAKASQPIRDVAQAIAALSDTGSEPDSTARTKARPGASLLGRFDLKKILTPKAKAGASA
- a CDS encoding type II secretion system F family protein translates to MAVFALSGPNAAKESERRLQQVRFRHSDKAVDKVEAQYRKAIAARTPRAHTVAGSQSRIAALELRLHRTGKGWTLKGYAYASLGLGLGVAALVFLKSGSLMLALPAGLLVGAGLPHMVVNMAINRRTNGFVARFPDALELLVRGLRSGLPITETLTVVASELPGPVGEEFKLVTDRIKVGKTMEESLQDTADRLNMAEFSFFCITLAIQRETGGNLAETLANLADVLRKRAQMKLKIKAMSSEAKASAYIIGALPFIVFALLHWINPAYMDKFFLDERLIVIGLGALCWLGMGGFIMAKMVNFEI
- a CDS encoding alpha/beta hydrolase is translated as MWLAADGAAIRTLAWPAPEGPSRGSILFLPGRADFYEKYLETFEDWRSRGWHVSAADWRGQAGSGRLAADPAVGDIADFSIWVDDLAGLFAQWRAGAPGPHVVAGHSMGGHLVLRALAEGRIDPDAVVLCAPMLGFATPIPRVLQRLYARLMTRLGDPARAAWKASEKPGAREKTRAILLTHDERRYAGELWWKAQRPFLRLGPASWRWLRRASESFDRLDAPGVLEAVTCPVLLLATRRDALVSWRAIARAARRLPHVRLVAWGREARHEILRECDPVRDRALASMDEFLNREAPTPVPAPTPPPPASPQA
- the cpaB gene encoding Flp pilus assembly protein CpaB, with the protein product MDKRKLMLLVGALFVAVVTALAARNLAGGSGSPQAAAAAQLETGTKVLVAQRALPVGTIITADAIGFKAWPKEMVQDAYFLEGEADMSKMLGTVVRNPITAGEPITQGSLVAPGDRGFLAAALGPGMRAVTIPVSARTAVAGFVFPGDHIDLVLTQTVRGDDPQSLKASETIVRNLRVLATDQSATQETVEGKTQVKAFSTVTVEVTPKLAEKIAVAQTIGTLSLSLRALADNASELDQAIASGDVKVPAGTSRQDEEKLLRQAMAHPLDGGASYVTGGDVSRYQRKSMPPMEASSNRGAGVPAPAGPMMGAPVTPPRPRGPVVNITRGKDTVTVSLAAH
- a CDS encoding rRNA large subunit pseudouridine synthase E, with amino-acid sequence MALIALNKPYNVLCQFTDESQGPKRPTLADYVDRPGVYPAGRLDRDSEGLLLLTDDGRLQARIAHPRFKAPKTYLVQVEGEPDAAALDALSRGVRLNDGMTLPARAERIDPPALWPRDPPVRFRKSVPDCWISLTLREGRNRQVRRMTAAVGHPTLRLVRWQIGDWTLDGLAPGEWRVIG